The Arachis ipaensis cultivar K30076 chromosome B10, Araip1.1, whole genome shotgun sequence DNA window aattagttattacagacggatattttcaataaattttatCCTATAAAAATACAGacgaaattttagaaaaaatttttattaaaaaataaaaaaataaattaacataaattacggacaaaaaaaatttattgataattctataaaaaaattattttttttcgtaaaaaataattacaaaaattaaatgaacaaaaataatttaaaattttcgttCGAAAATAATAAGTTAAACCTACAGTTGCCCGAGATAAACCTAACATTCTTCATCCTTCTTCTCCGTCAACGAGctactttttcttctcctttcctcACCCGCAGCGCCACCGCCGGCCACCCTAACCGCCGCAGTTACCTTCTCCGTCTTCTCCTCTTTTTTAAACACTGAACCAGTAGAACACAGCCCCTGTCTCTCTCGTTCTTTCTCGTTCGCAGAAAGCTCAAGCTCCTCCACTGCCACGCCTCTCTCTCCTTTTATCCCCCTCAGTTCTGGCTCGCATACCTTCGCGCAAGCCCTAGCTCCGTGGCGACCAAAATCGGTTCCACCGTCAGCCGCGGTTCCACCTCTCTCTTTCCCCCTGTTCGAACCGATAGGGTGCGtgaactagggttttggttttgtgGCAGTGGTTGTTCATCTGAGAGCCACTGGCGATGCTCCTATTCTCAAGCAATCTAAATTCAAGGTAATCTTCGTAATGGCAGCATTATATTTTTCTTTGGGTAGAGAAAAGACTTTTGTGTTCAAATGTGCAAGTTCGGTTTCTGGGGATTTTTCTATTGTGTTCGAAGTTTGAAAGCGTGTGTTTgtttcttttgatttttgtttaggGATGAAGAGGTCCAGAGATGATGTTTACATGAGTTCTCAGCTCAAACGGCCTATGGTATCTTCTAGAGGAGAACCGTAAGTTCAATTTGCTTTTTGGCTTGTCTTGTTTCAtggctttcttttttattttttttattttggtgcgATGGGGTACATTTTTACTTGATGAAGCAGTTGAATCTTAATTGTTTTTGTTATAGAACTATTTAGTCTCTTCTGGAGGTTcaattttattgcttttacttttacaaatTTGCCAAACCAAACCTGTCGGTGATCCAAGCTAAGAAATTAAACTTGTTTCCATTAATGTCTTTACTTTGAATTGACTAACTTAAAGAATGCTTGAATGCAAATATAGAATCAAAGACTCATTAGTTATGAACAACTGAACTGATGAAAATGGGAATTGCTGAAACTGGTGATGAAGTAAACTTAATTTATAACATGAACTCATTATACTATTTTATATTCATTAATTACTGGTAGCTTCCCCCATTAAGTTTGAGCTATTTTATACAAAAACTGGTTGATCAAAGAGAGATGATATTTCTATTTTATACAAAAACTGGTTGAgatatctctctctctatatataatcATCCATCGTCCAAATCTATATATAATAAGTCTCCTTGATCAAAATGTGAATTGGAGtgatgaaataaattaaaagaggTAAGTCCCACACTATGGTCATTCCCATACTTCTCTCATTAATGCCTGTCATCCTGATACACTCTGTCagttcaaaagaaaagaaaagaaaagcatatACCTTATTACTAGCAAAATGGACCAACCTCTTAAAGGAAACTCAAACTGTCACACTGGGGTTCATACTTCATTTAGACTTTTGACCATATTTTCCAAGGGAAatcatttctttaattttaacaaaaaaaattactagATCTGAAATCAATCAACCTATCAAAATTCGGATATATTATTCCTAAATTCAGTAAATAGTTTACTCAAAGAAATTTCACAATGTCAAAAGACTCAAATAAGTATTCTTATTAGTTATTTTGCAATAATCAATCTGTTTCAAATAAGTTTTTTTCCCCTTGAGTTGCAGAGGAAGGGAGCTGGTTCCACATCAGAGAAACCACTTGATGCAATTGAATATGAAAGCATAGATTATTATTTCTccataaaccttttttttttatctatatctCCTTCtctattatattttataatatagttTCTGCATTATTGAAGCTATGTTAACTTcttttacatttattttttttctatattacTTTTGCTATCagattattaaaatatatttcaTCAATTATTATGTTATACTATATAAATTATAAAGTTCTCTTTTTGTATGTGTGTTTTTACTATTTGAGCTCTTCAATTTAATAGGGACTATTCATGGATTGTGGTGGTGTTGGAGGCAATCTAAGCTCTGGTGAGTTTTTACCAATTcttatttctttgaaaaaaaataatgttGAAGTGCAGTTTCatgttataataattttttaaaatgggGATTGATAAATAAGTAGCTGAAATTTGTTTGTAGTATTCTTTTTACACTTGAAGCTATTACTCAGTGCTGACACATTGTAATTATTAGAGTTTCCAGTTTTATTTGCAGTTGTGTAAGGCAGATATCCAAATCTTGTGAACGTGATTTTTGCTCGGTCATAAAGGACACTGCTTTGATTTTTAGACCAAGTTGTTCATGGATACCATTGATTGTTCTAAATTTTAATGATTTTTAGACCAAGTATATAACCTGAAAATTTTCTAAATTTGGGTTCCTTGCATAAACTTGAGCTTCTATTATTGCCAAAGATTAGTGCTTGATCATGTGATGTGTTCAATTTTGTGATGACAGGATGGTGGTGATGTTCCTGTTGAGAGGGATGAGTGCAGGCAAAAAGAGGGGCACCGGGATTCAAGGTAGCAATCTTGGGGGCTGCTGGTGCAATTGGCCAATCCCTATCTTTGCTGATGTATAAtagttattttccttcttgtttaTTTGAATTATTTGTTTGTCTTGTTATAATGTCAGTATTTCGGTTGCATTTCTGCTCATTTTAAAAGTACATATATTTTTATTGTAATACAGGGGCGCATTCTTACTGTTGCTGGGGTGACTATAGCTATATACTCTGCACCTTTTATTGGCCTTTTAATTTTAGTTGCTCTAGCTGTTTGGCCGGACTGGCTGGTTGTTGCCACTTGTGAAACATTAAGAAAGGTTATCCTCTGCAACTTTGAAGTATTTTTCATTACTTTAAGAGCAGAAATAAGAGTTGGAAATGCTTTGTttcttaaattcaaaataataacaTTATTCCAAATATGTGGACTTGCAAAATAATAACTATTTTATAACATTTACAAAGCAGGTATTTAAGTTACTTTTAACTAAATTTGCTGCTGAAATTTTCAATATGGCAAACAttccaaattatatatatatttgagttCTGCTAACTGAGCTTTGGAGTGAAAGTTTTGATACTTAATTGTATCCCTGTAATCCATGAGACTAACTTGAAAGTAAATAAACTATTTGATAAACCATTGAAGTCTCCAAACTTTTCAGCTTGAACTCCtatgttaaaattttttgaatgaaccTGCAGGTTTTCAGCTTTGCCATCCAGTTTGCAGTTCTATGTACTGTATTTCTTAGTGTTTTAAGCTTTTAGCTCAATCTGAAACATacccattatttgattttttttcattagtttccAAAAAATTCAACCGTTTTCTTTACGAAACCCTTTTTTCCCAGTCTCATTAGCGGTTACCAAcccccaaaaaagaaaaaaagaaagttgCTGAAGTTGCAGTGATTTGAAGAAGGGTTATCAATCATAGATGGATAGTAGCAGTTAGATTCCCAAGAGAACCTGAGATTTCACATGAGAGATTGTTGTAACTGAGGTCTAAACTGATATGGAGATTTTTGGCATTTTCCAATTTCTGTTTTAGTGTGGAGAATAACACAGCTTTTAGTATGGTTGATAGTTTTAGTATGGTTGAAAAATATATTGAGGATTATActtgatgtatcaatacattttCTTTATgctttgaattatattgacttgcttgtttattatggtacttttcttttagtttgataatatgataaatttgtttattttttgaaatattataaatacttGAATATAAGTTAGAAGAAAATTTGTAttcattaaatttatatttattttgtatgaaaacaagtttattttgcaatgaaaaaattttaaaaaaaatttattttacctTATTGACAGATTTACAAacgaattttctgtctgtatttAGAGTGTGtgatgattttccaaagttcaaattacagacgaaaaatctgttGGAAAATCTGTTGCCAATTACCGACGGAAAATTCGTCGAAAACTGGTAAAAATCTGTCGATAATTTTCCGAaggaaaaaaatccgtcggtaaataaagACTAAAATCTGTAACCAAATTCGGTAATTTCGTCGTTAataaaaaatccgtctgtaataaagattATATTTGTtcgtaaatctgtctgtattaatccattttctagaaTACATTTTCTAGTTGTGTTACTCGTCTGCAGTTAAATTTACTactttatatttaatattttattatttttatacttCTTTTCAAGTTCATAAATTCTATTTTAAATCCGAAAAGATTTCATAGTATCTATCTAATATCATCCGATTGATTGattatttattagttatatttttttcatttttaatattttcacGTTTTGAAGTACGGAAATAAAAGTATATGCGAATGACTTAATCATTTAGTCCTCTAAATATTTAGTTTGCGATTTGGTTATAAATGATTCACAATAAAAAAAGTAATGattatgcaaaagaaaaaaaattgttgcgaaaataaaaattaattttttttatatcttattcgaTAAAAGCACATATAAtatttcttattttattattattagttggAGATTTTCTTTACTTATTTgaacattaatatttttaaaattattaaaatatatgttcataaaaattaattttttaattataacacatctaaaattattaagttatatacaaaatatttttaaaacacatccaaaatcataactAAAAtttacatttaaattttaaaaataaaattaatttttttatatcttattaACTTTTTCAAtaattgttaaaataaaaaattaagttaaGTTTTTTAGATattgtttaataaaaatatatctaaCATATTTTGTTATAGTATTAGTTGaaaattttattctttatttaaacattactattttttattttaaagtctttattaattttaaaattaaaattttgaatttaatttaatttaatttttagatgtgtatttaaattgtaatttgttggTAATTAAAATGTTAAAAGTGAAACAAAAATTTTAAGAGaacaaatattattcgaattataaaagAGACTAACTTTATTAGTTTcgaacgaacaaaaataacctgatttgtccaaataaaaaatagaaattaaattctGTCTAAACGACGATACATAAAATATCTCAAATAAATCCAAataaaatccactcgtggaatATAATCTAAAGATTTCTATAGCTTCGACTGCAATTATATTACCGTCTGCCACATATATGTgtctttcagcatcacttggcggtcggCTCTATAGGCAACCCTacatagtaacacttacatgagtagtagcagcagaatctacccaccaagtatcaataggtgcataacttaaactagcttCAGAATAAATGAAAGTAAGAATCATACTATTCTTTACACGCTGGTGCGGTATTTTtataaccacacttactaaccggcaagtgcaccgcgtcgtaccaagtaataccttacgtgagtaagggtcgatcgcacgaggattgatggattaagcaacaatagcgtttgataggattagttagacaggaagaaaatagtgttgagatgcaatataaaagacattaaacaatatcaaaaatattgaagaaaggcaagtaattaagatggaaataatatatggagaagatagttaaggtttcagagttatctatttttccggattaacttttcttactaactaatttaattatgcaagatttaatttatggcaaactgtatgtgactagactctaattccttagaccttcctagtctcctctaaaattcattaactgccaattccttggtcaattaattccaattagagggtgataatcaatttctagtttataagccacaaaaactctaattatccaagaggtaaaatgattatatgtcacgtatcctattaaattcagataattaaaatttaggagaaatagttttcaagctgttgttcaggtaaagagcttttccaagttttacaagaactcaaatagaaagagggtcatacttccgttccacccaaattcataaaataaagagcgaaaacaatttttaaattataaatccatacataaattaaaatagaaaaagcaatacaatcaatccatagaaatagacagagctcctaaccttaacaatggaggtttagttgctcatggaaaagagaaaataagaattcaGGTAAAAATGTACCGAGTTTTCatctgatggcatcagatccctttttataactaatcctaataaacttaaaatctaatatttaaaattaaacttaaaataatatcttttcctaatttaaaatttgaatttaaatttgaattaattaacagatcttcagttgatgggtggggaccacttgatttgtccattctgcagcttctaatatgtgatttctgggctaagaactgggtcaaaacagcccaaaaattgcctccagcgtttttctacattttctgcacgtggcgcatgtgacgcgttcgcgtcgtccatgcgctcgcgtcatttgtgcagattccagtccacgcgatcgtgtcaggcacgcgatcgcgtcattgcgatttcctccattccgcgcggtcgcgtgagccatgcgtccgcgtcggtattcgctggtcatctccttggcttcttctctttctctgcagaaactccatcaaatttcgccaaatgctacctaaaataaacagtattgtacaaaactcaaaatagcatccatagtggctaaaatataattaattcttaattaaattcaacaatttagatgcaaattcactaggaaaagatagacaagatgctcacgcatcacatgccaagtggcatatttggtacaatccttcttcatgtaTCCCACTTTCTTACAAAAAAAAATAGGTTGAAGCTTGATCCTatttcttagcctttttctgctgagaaAGCGCATCTgcagtagtatcacgctttcttttatactgagaagacgaaaccatgtgagcactttcagtcttatcttgctgTAACCTCTTTTCTTCTTACTCACAGcgagatataagctcatttagagaccaagtgtccttcagagtgttataactcactttgaattgtcCAAAGTGTGAAAGAAGAGAGATCACAATAAAATGTAGGAGTAA harbors:
- the LOC107623613 gene encoding uncharacterized protein LOC107623613 isoform X1 yields the protein MLLFSSNLNSRMVVMFLLRGMSAGKKRGTGIQGSNLGGCWCNWPIPIFADGRILTVAGVTIAIYSAPFIGLLILVALAVWPDWLVVATCETLRKVFSFAIQFAVLCTVFLSVLSF
- the LOC107623613 gene encoding uncharacterized protein LOC107623613 isoform X2, which gives rise to MLLFSSNLNSRMVVMFLLRGMSAGKKRGTGIQGSNLGGCWCNWPIPIFADGRILTVAGVTIAIYSAPFIGLLILVALAVWPDWLVVATCETLRKSH